The region tgtcgtcaaggtgccagggaggcctgggccatggtgaagactcggtacacgaaggctgacccgaaccacatggccgaggtcggccctatgggtcctgacggaaaggagatccctgtcagcttggtatatggccaggtagagctggctgcaaagtattctcaacaggactgtaaattagaccgcctgttggatggtattgaagaagaatataccgagtcagaTTGACTCTGTAatgtaaaatgacatgaaaaatgccttctagccggattgtagatcgtttgtcattgcagaccttttatcttcgacctctggaccctatagtccggagtgtgtccgaataccctcgcgattatgtaagaaccggggcatgcatggagacaaggcgtaggggtcataattgctttagcagacaagtgcccaactagttatgttatattacatggttagtaagaaacatcttccagggagaatagttccgttaggggttcctttccctgggaggcatgccctaaagtgcatgtctgaactgctaaaaaagagcagaaaagcatctgggggcagataaataaacaagaaaaatcatcttttagttcaccgaccgaatattcccttaagaacgctagctttcggctcccagtctgaggtacacatccggctgacccggcagtaacaatcgcagaggtgctccctttaccacctagccgaacgaacgggaacgtaggggtaagcacaggagccaagcaacccagcttggccaaaacttaagtcatatcaatgcatataatggtgtataaaaggttcatgcggaagtgtcacacatgttttgggcatgaggcccgttttatataaacttctgataaagaagcccccaggtatgatgagcgcgggtggcgcgtcaagtatgtgcgaacaatgcacatgcaagcccctaagggcttgggagaaaaagggtagggagaaggagagaaatcccggacagctaatgtgaaaaataataaaaaaataaaaaggggacagaggaaggagacgaacacggagtccggcgctaggcatagaatcttcgtaggcgtgttgTGTTCCAtgcgttcggctcgagtcggttgtccgatgcgtttcgcagacggtacgctccaccagtcagtacttggtcgattatgaagggaccctcccatttgggctttagtttatcctttttcttgtccggcaagcgtagaactagttcgccaacgttataagttttggcccgtacttctctgctttgatatcttcgagcctgctgttgatagaatgcggaacgagcttttgccatgtcgcgctcctcctccaatgcgtccaagctgtcatgccgatcgagctcggcttctcttttttcgtacatgcgcactcgaggtgagtcatgaattatgtcgcatggcagtactgcctctgcgccgtatacctaaaaaatggtgtgaattcggtagtgcgattcggcgtggtccgcagcccccaaagtatggagtcaagctcctctacccagtgcgtgttagattccttgagggatcgcactagtctgggtttgatgccgctcataatgagaccgttagcTCGCttgacttgaccattggtttgagggtgatagactaaagcgtagtcgagcttaatgcccatgtttttgcaccagagtttaacttcatcggctgtgaagtttgtgccattgtcagttatgatgctgtgggggacgccgtaacggtgtacgaccccggatatgaagtctatcaccggtccggattcggtcgtctttacaggcttggcctctatccatttggtgaatttgtccatcatgaccagtagatatttttgcttatgggttcctcctttaaggggtccgaccatgtcaagtccccagaccacaaaaggccaggtaatgggtatagtttgtagggcggtaggcggcatgtggctttggttggcgaataattggcaaccgacgcatcgctgcactaagtcctgagcgtctgcccgggccattggctaataaaatccggtacggaaggccttgcttacaagggcccgggctgcggcgtggtgcccgccgagttcggcatgaatttcagccagaaggtttcgcccttcctcttcgaagatacacctttgaaggactccggttgtgcatttcttataaagctctccctcgtggactttgtaggctttagattgccgcactatgcagcgggcctcgttttggtcctcggaaagttcctgcctagttaggtaggctaggaatggttctgtccacggggcaatgactgccattattgtgtgggctgacagtGTTGTTTCGTTGgtggagccaccaactgtgtcagagtgtttggtgaggggcagtgtggttgtgtccaggctattgtttccggactctccctcccatgatacggatggcttgaacagcctctctaggaagatgttgggagggacggcatcgcgcttggcgccaatgcgtgccaacacgtctgctgcctggttattctcccgggctatgtgataaaattcgagcccctcaaaccgagctgacatctttaagaccttgcagtaagctgccattttcggatccttggcgtcaaagtctccatttatttgggatatcacgaggtttgaatccccgcggacctctaggcgatgaatgcccatggagactgccatccggagaccatgtagaagggcctcgtattcggctgcgttgttggaatccgtgtacattatctgaagtacgtattggactgtatctccggttggggacgtcaaaacgacgccagcccccaggccagccaacattttggagccgtcgaagtgcatgatccagttggagtatgcgtcgtactctttagggagctcggcttcagtctattcggcgatgaagtcggctaaaacctgcgacttgatagctcgccttggcttgtaagttatgtcgaacgggaggagctcgatggcccatttggcaatccggcccgttgcgtcacggttgtttataatatcattaagagatacttcggatgccactgttattgaacactcttgaaaatagtgtcgcggcttccgggatgccatgaacaccgcgtatgctatcttttgataatgcgggtaccgtgacttgcatggagttaagacagtggacatgtagtaaactggtttttggagaggaaacttgtgtcaaagggtatgtagacacactctcctcttgtagctatgcatctcctagattgatcttgggttttagtaggatttttttattttcatgcttcgttccccatcaATCATCCCAGTCATCGGCGGACGGCTTAGGGCAGAGCAGATTGTGTGTACCATTACGTGAAAGATGTAGGTATGGGCTTTCACATAgtggaggttttacccaggttcaaccCCCTATTCTATGGGTAACACCCTACTTCTGCTTGGATGTTTTTTCTCTTGTGTGAATCGAGTGATTACAAAGGATTTGTCTAGCCTATAGACTTGAGTGAACATGTCTATGTCTCGCACCCTTTTCACCTTATGTACTACGGTGAGAAGGTGGAGTTACAAGGGCTATGAGAGCCATGATGTAATAACAACCATAAAATGATGGCAGTTGCGGGTAGAGTTACCACGTCGTTGTCTTGATGGTGTTGTGGGTAACGTTCGTCTCGATTGAGCATGTCCTGGTCTAGTCGAATGGATGTTACGGTGGTTAATCGAATAGGCTTCATGGTGTTCAGCCGGATAGGCTTTACCAGTTCGGCCCAACCGAATAGGCTTCACTGGTCTGGCCCAACCAAATGATTTCCTGTTGACTACTGGGTCGTTGAGCTTGTTGGGCCGAATCCTTATCATAGGCCTACCCCGGGGCATCACACCGTGAGGAGGTACAAGCTATAGCTACGGAAATTGGCGAACATCACCTACTCTTCTTCCTTCCTCTACTACCGCTTTGCTGATCGTTGGTCATGAGATGACTGTTACTTCTAGCGCCGTAGTGTTCTTGGGCTCAGATTGTGCGCGGGGTTTTTTTTTTGGTGAGTGGCACTTTCCCTTACACCATAGACCTTATTGTTTTTTTTTTTGTTACTTCTTGTGTTCTCTATGTCATGGCAGTTGACCAATAAATTGAAAGTTTCTTCCAAAAAAAATTAGCGCCTCCACTAAGACATGGTTAGATCTCCGAATCAAGCCACTTTCCCTGCCTAttccagcaacaacaacagcagctcGGTGCCCGATTTGTCCATTCCCTTGAGTTGACTCATGTAGCCGCCGTGAGACTTGAAACGAAAGTCGAAGAATCTCCTGCAAATGGTGCTTGCTCACGCCCTAAACTGTCCCCTCACGGCGTCGCCGTTTGACCACCGCAGAGCACACACGCATGCCGCGCGTGTCATCTGCTGATATCTCCCGTGTTATCGCGACTCCATATGTTTACTTCTGCCTGCCTATCTTCATGTCAACTCACTTGCCCAACAAAGGCAGCAAATCAACATGGAAAAAGCAGAGGAGTTAGATTAGGGTACCGGCCAGCAGCCCCCGTACGTCAACTGCCGGCCACCTTTTCCCCGGCCGGGTCGCCTTTCCTTTCCGGCGGCCGGCCTGCACGCACTGCACCACATCATCATCGCACTAATGCTGCTAGTGGCACGGTTCACTCGAACCCCAACTCCAAGCCggccacacacacactacatgcacGAACATATTCAACTTTTAATAAGGTGGAAGTAGCTTGCACCAAACAAAAGATAAAGGGGAGAAGAACCATTACATATCATGCATGTACACATCCTGATTTTGCTCAAACAGTTCTCCCCTGTTTTTAAGACCCTTTTTCTTTCAGAAGTACAAAAAATAATAATGTATTGACCAGTTCTTTGCGTCCTTGCGCActtaaatattcatgagttcatgaCAGTGAGATCATTATCTTGAGAGGGATATACGGTGAGATTATCACTCACCATTTTGACTCTAAATTTAGGCTGTTCCAATAAAAGTAATACTACTAACTAAATTATTTGTTCCTATCTTTTCTCAAGTTCTTTTTTTTCCATGGTACCTTTTTTTCTGAACATCGGTACAGACACaagtgctcatatacacgcgcatacactcacccctatgaacgcacacacgcacaccctatccctatgagcacctccgaaagactgagccgacatatcatcttgaaatttacgaagtcactataagcgcctcgtcgtcgacgggaacgtctcctcccactgaatgcgcatcgccgaaaatcctgaaataaatccagaaataaatgcgagcaccgggatttgaaccctggtgggctggggataccacagtccttctaaccatccaaccacaggttggttcgcttttCCCATGATACCTTTTTTAAAAACATATTAACTCTATGCAGTCGTCTATGCCAGCCACGTATGTACGTATCTTGCCCGTAAGTATGAGAACGATCTGCAAGCAAAATTGTACCGTGTAAGTCAGAGGGAGATGCGCGAACCAAtcagtggttggatggttagagggacagtggtatctccagcccaccagggttcaagtcctggtgctcgcattattcctgaatttattttaggatttccggcgatgcgcttttaaTGGGAGGAAGCGTTTTCGTCGACGACGAGgcacctacggtgacttcgtaaatttcaagatgacatgccggctcagtctttcgaaggcGCTCATAGGAATAGAATGTGCGCGTGTacgttcatagaggtgagtgtatgtatgtatgtataagcgcttgtgtctgtactgattttAAAAAAAAGTCAGAGGGAGACGTGAGCCACAAACTAGTTGACACGAAAAAGGTCCGGATCCTTTCCCTGCCCCTGGCAACCTCCATCTGGAGAATCCAGCGACTGCCGGTTAATTAGTTATCCGTTTATTTCCTGGAAGATTCGGTCCACATCGGTCGCTTGCGCGATCAGGGTTAGAATATCTTTTGCAGATAATTACTTAGGGTCAGTTTATTACATAATAGTACGAGTGATGCGTGCGTCCAAGTGAAAGCTCAGTTGTTGTCATCCTTCGGTTGGCAGTACCGATACGATATGTCATATCGGATTTGTACGAATTTCAGCGAGCAAATACGATCGAATTGCCTTTCCACGCTCTAATTTTGGTGACAAGAAAACAGAGGGATAAAGTGGCTAGTTGTACTgagaagaaagattaagcatgcATGGCATGGACATGGTGCTTTACACTTTACAGCCACGGCCAAGTTGGTTCGGCTCGTCCTAAACAAATAACTAGTTTATCATCATCATCCAAGTGATCGGCACCACAGAAAAAGTTAGTAGCTAGCTCAACAAATTTCCGCTTTGCCAACATGGGACACACCACCCCAGAACGGAATATAGCAAGGAACGCATGCATATTTCTCCCATGTGGCACGCCTCTATACCTTAATTTATTTACTTGTTTGAGAAAAAGCTTCTACTATAGCTTAACTAGCATGCTGACCACACCGCGCATGCACACTTTTTTTAGCCTAAAAAAAGAGCATTCGCAGAGCACACTCAAATCCAATTTAGAACACTGAAATCTTGTTGAATCATACGACTCTCGAAATGGATTTCTGCAAATCCCCACGAAATAAAAACGGATCTTAACGAGCGATAGTTTCAGCGAAATCTACTGTTACTCTTAGCAGGAGATATCCGGCAAGAAGATAAAAAATCTCATCAGAGGAGATACGcggaataataattaattaatttgcGCTCCAAAACAAAGAGGAGTACATCCCAAACCAACGCAGGAAACGCCGGGATCTGCCTCACGAAAATCGCGGGGGCCGGCGCGGCGGGCCCACCAGTCAGCCGGCCCACGCGCCCCGGTGGCAGGCAGTCCGGCAGGACAGATCGGGTGGTGGGGCTCGTTCCGTTGGAGCGGGCCCCGCGCCGGGCATCTCTCCCCCCTCGCTTGACCCGTCCGATCCTACTCTCCCGCCCCATCCGACGGCCCGGATCGGATCCGACGTGGGTCgcacgcccccgcccccgccccgccACGGCCGCCTTCCTCTTCCCCGGTCTCTCTCTGTTGCGTTGCCCTTCGGTTCAAGCTTCTCCCCGTTCGCCGTTCCCTTCTCTCTCTGCCCCCGTCTCTCTCCGTGTGTGTGCGTGGTTTCTCGGCATCTATATATAAGAACTCCACTGGTTCTTCTCACCCCTGGCTCCCTcccctccctcgctctctccccttCTCCCTCGAGGTCGAGGAATTTAATCCGGTCTCCGTCCCGGCCTGGTTCATTGGAGGGGAGCCCGAACAGGGGAAGGCGGGCTGCACAAACAAGGAAGGTTGGTTGCCTCTTGCCTGCCcgtatcttcttcctcctcccgtaaTCTGTTCATATGCTGCGTTTGATCATGTTAATCCCCCTGGTTTCTGTTCCTGTCCGTCTCACTCTCACCCTCCCTCTAGTCTGAAGAACCGGTCCATGTTTGTGCGTGTTAATCCATCTCTTGGATTCATTCATTCAGGAGAGCAGGAGAAGGCGATCGATCCAACGGATTCTTAGATTAAAATCGTCTCGCTCTTCGTTCTATTTTGTTTGATATTGATCGACCTTCGATTGCCGCCTCCAGTGATTGAGGCGCCATGGAAGGAAGGTTCGGTTGGGTTCTCCTCTTGATTGATTTCTTCCTCTCCCTCCCCGCCTGCTCCTCCTGCCGGTTGCTTTGCCTGGATGCTCTGGAACCCAACGATTTCCTAccttgtttttttaatacttctcctTGGGATGGACCAAGGCCGGCGTCGATACTGTTTCAACTATCCTGTGGCAGGGGGGGTGCCATGCCATGGCACCAAGTGTTGTGTTCTGTGTAGCCCGTACGCGTCAACTGCCTCCCCTTCCGTCCGATTCCCGAAAGGAGAGGAGAACCAGTACACCTTTCGGTTCAGATACAGTAGTACTCTGTGACGTGCTAGGGTGGGTATTAGCGATTTGACCTCACAGAAAAACCGATACTACATACTAGCTTCGATTCAGGATAAAAAGAGAAGGAGATGGTTTTAACGTGAAGGCAGCGCGTTGCAGTTAATATCTTCAtcctttttccttcttcttcttctttcgaaTGAACTGTTAACATCTTCATTTGGTCGAGGCACAAGGGAGATGGTTTGCTTGCCTTAGGGTGAAAAGTCGCCTTGGTACGGTGAAAACACACCTGCCTTTGAAAACCAGGTGGCACCTAGCCAATACAGCTGCTTATATGTTCTCATGTACAGTACTAAATGTTTGTTTGTCTGCCTAAGAAATTTCTGTTATAGGTAGGCCTACATGGAGGGAGGGCCACCACACGGCCACACCTAACTGAAACAACCAATTTTGTTAGTCATACTATTATAGTACGTGTTGATGTTGGTGCCGTACGTTTTTCAGTTATTAGTCATATGGCCACAACATGCCCCCTATTACGCGCGCCTGCTAAATCTTTGGCAGCTTTGCTGCTGTGTCGTACGGACAGTATCCGTGTCATCTCTCATTGCACATGAGACTTGACAGTGTCATGGAGTAGGACAGTTCACCATTCCTATATGTTCAGAATCTTTCTTTTTTAGGTGAAGAAGAATCGACTCAACTGACAGTTGAATCGTGGCCTGACTGATTTAATCTGTTCTAACAAACATATCTGATTTTCAGTCTCAGGTGATCATCTCTAATCAATTAGCATGGATGAACACATGGGACGACGGACGGTCGGCGGCCTCCTCTTCACCAAGGGGGGATCCATCCTTCTCTTCAGGGAGGACAGCTCCCGCCGCAAGGCCGGCGCTTGCTGCTCGCGCAATGGCTGCAACGGCACCCGGCATTCGGCAGACAAAGGCCGGCCAATGCACAGCCACAGGGAAGCAGCTTCAGCAGCAGCCAAGGAAGCAGCACCAACCCCCCGGAGGTCACAACCTGTCAGGAAACCTCCACAGGGAAGCAGCAATCCAGCAGGGCCCTGTAGCGAAACCGACAACGGGACGGGAGAGGCGGCGGCTCCCGGTGCCGGGCGTGACCTGCTGGCGCGCCTCAAGGACAGGGTGAACGCGTCGAGGAAGCGGTCGCTGGCCAGGGAGATGAGCAGCCCATCGTCATCGTCCGGTGGATTCAGTGCCAGTTCTTCTGGTGGTGGCGCCACCCGGTCATCAGCGGTTTCGAGGCCGACGCGTTGTGCCGCTTCCAGGATAAGGAAGGCAGATGAAGGCGAAAGCGCAGGAGGTAGTCGCAGGGTGCCTAGGAGGGACACCGGTGGTGGCGGTGGTGCCAGGGGGAATTCGGATGACCCGGTGATGGTTGGGCAGCGGGCAGCAAGGGAGCAGGCGCCTACCGAAGGGTTCATCTCTGGGTTCTTGGCGAGGTACAGGGGTAGTCTCCAGGGAGGGTCGTCTCTGCAGGATGGCGCCGAGGACTCCAGCGGGTACTGGCGCTTTGACGTCGAGGGCAGCGAAGAGGTAAAATGGCACAACTCTGTCACTCACCACATCATGATCATCCCAAAAACTTGGTGAACTGTAAAAACAATGTATCTGAACCGTGAAATTACGCTGCAGCTGGAAAACTACTTCATGCTCAGCGATCGGCACCGAGCGATGAGGATGGACATCGATGGCATGTCCTACGAGGTATGATCCCATCCAAAGTTTCCTCTTAGTTGCACATTTGGGATGCATTGTTTCTGCCTGTTTTTTGGATCATCATCTGACACTTGATTCTGCAGGAATTGCTCGCGTTGGGTGACCGGATCGGCACGGTGAACACCGGGCTTTCGGAGGACGCGTTGTACAAGTGCCTGAAACGAAGCCTGTACACGCCCACAGCCCCAGAGACACACCAAGACTGCGACAGAAAATGCAGCATATGCCAGGTAAAGTTCATATATATGCAGAGTTTCAGTATCACTACTGCAAAACTAAATTTTCAGGATTCGTGTGTGATCTGACACATGTGATGTAATTTTGTTTCCAGGAGGAGTACTCAGGCGGTGAGGAGGTGGGGAACATGGCGTGTAAGCACTACTACCACATCGCCTGCATACAGCACTGGCTCCGGCAGAAGAACTGGTGCCCCATCTGCAAATCCGTCGCCGCCAAGACCGTCTAGCACTAGCAGCCCCTGCTTGTTTAGTGTAAACAGATTCTCCTGAAATGTCTAGACACAAGATTTGTATTCTTTTTTCCATTCTCTAGAATGAAACATTTGTTTGTGCCTTCAAAACTTCTTGTCTTCCTTCAGTTCACAAGGTACAGTGGACAAAGAAAAAGGGAACAGGAAATAAACTCTTGATTAGATGGTGGGAAATTTCACTTGCTCAGTGGTTTCTCTTGTCAATATTCAGTGCGTGCTCTTTATTTGTGATGTATATACATGCCCCCTTTTTTAGTCAGTAAATCTCTTCAAAGGGTGCCGGGTGGTTAATAACGAGCATCTGTATTTGTCAACTCACACAGTCAGAGTTTaaaaaaaagacaaatactccatccGTAAAGTAATATAAAAgcgttagtgatctaaacactcttatattacttTACAGAGAAGTGCTGTTTATTTTAGTTTACGAACACCCCGGTCTGATCTTATGTTCGAACCCTAGTGGGCAGGAGAAGATAGGCACGAACCCTAGGACTGAACTCGGGTGGGCAAGCTATTCTTCTTGCCGTGTACGCTCACAGACTATACATACATTATCCTATCCACGCACGCATACACAAGCTGCTATCAGTTCGAAATAAAATGTGTAAAGTGGTTGGAGGCGTACACGAACCTCATCCATACGAGTACAGACGTTGACAGGGACGATATCTA is a window of Triticum dicoccoides isolate Atlit2015 ecotype Zavitan chromosome 2B, WEW_v2.0, whole genome shotgun sequence DNA encoding:
- the LOC119365474 gene encoding E3 ubiquitin-protein ligase RLIM-like, translating into MDEHMGRRTVGGLLFTKGGSILLFREDSSRRKAGACCSRNGCNGTRHSADKGRPMHSHREAASAAAKEAAPTPRRSQPVRKPPQGSSNPAGPCSETDNGTGEAAAPGAGRDLLARLKDRVNASRKRSLAREMSSPSSSSGGFSASSSGGGATRSSAVSRPTRCAASRIRKADEGESAGGSRRVPRRDTGGGGGARGNSDDPVMVGQRAAREQAPTEGFISGFLARYRGSLQGGSSLQDGAEDSSGYWRFDVEGSEELENYFMLSDRHRAMRMDIDGMSYEELLALGDRIGTVNTGLSEDALYKCLKRSLYTPTAPETHQDCDRKCSICQEEYSGGEEVGNMACKHYYHIACIQHWLRQKNWCPICKSVAAKTV